From the genome of Polyodon spathula isolate WHYD16114869_AA chromosome 14, ASM1765450v1, whole genome shotgun sequence, one region includes:
- the LOC121326915 gene encoding eukaryotic initiation factor 4A-II-like produces the protein MSSSSADYNRDGDHAGPEGMEPDGVIESNWNEIVDNFDDMNLKETLLRGIYAYGFEKPSAIQQRAIMPCIKGYDVIAQAQSGTGKTATFAISILQQLEIDQKETQALVLAPTRELAQQIQKVILALGDYMGATCHACIGGTNVRNEMQKLQAEAPHIVVGTPGRVFDMLNRRYLSPKWIKMFVLDEADEMLSRGFKDQIYEIFQKLSTNIQVVLLSATMPADVLEVTKKFMRDPIRILVKKEELTLEGIKQFYINVEREEWKLDTLCDLYETLTITQAVIFLNTRRKVDWLTEKMHARDFTVSALHGDMDQKERDVIMREFRSGSSRVLITTDLLARGIDVQQVSLVINYDLPTNRENYIHRIGRGGRFGRKGVAINFVTEDDKRILRDIETFYNTTVEEMPMNVADLI, from the exons ATGTCAAGCAGTTCTGCGGATTATAACAG AGACGGAGACCATGCGGGCCCTGAAGGAATGGAACCCGATGGCGTCATTGAG AGCAATTGGAACGAAATTGTGGACAATTTTGATGATATGAACTTAAAGGAAACATTACTTCGCGGTATTTATGCCTATGGTTTTGAAAAGCCATCTGCCATTCAACAGAGAGCTATCATGCCATGCATTAAAG GCTATGATGTCATTGCTCAGGCACAGTCAGGAACTGGCAAGACAGCCACATTTGCAATCTCTATCCTTCAGCAGCTGGAGATTGACCAGAAGGAGACTCAGGCTCTGGTTTTGGCTCCAACCAGAGAACTGGCTCAACAG ATCCAGAAAGTAATCCTGGCTCTGGGTGACTACATGGGTGCCACGTGTCATGCCTGCATTGGAGGCACTAATGTCCGCAATGAGATGCAGAAGCTGCAGGCGGAGGCTCCCCACATTGTTGTTGGAACACCTGGGCGAGTGTTTGACATGCTGAACAGGAGATACCTGT CTCCTAAGTGGATAAAGATGTTTGTGCTGGATGAAGCTGATGAAATGCTGAGTAGAGGGTTTAAGGATCAAATATATGAAATCTTCCAGAAGCTGAGCACAAATATTCAG gtaGTGCTTCTGTCTGCTACAATGCCTGCTGATGTGTTGGAGGTGACTAAAAAGTTTATGCGTGACCCAATCCGTATTCTGGTGAAAAAGGAAGAGCTTACCCTAGAGGGTATCAAGCAGTTCTACATAAATGTAGAGAGAGAG GAGTGGAAGTTGGACACACTGTGTGACTTGTATGAGACTCTGACCATCACTCAAGCTGTCATTTTCTTGAACACAAGGAGGAAGGTTGACTGGCTGACGGAAAAGATGCATGCAAGAGACTTCACTGTCTCTGCTCTG CATGGTGATATGGACCAGAAGGAAAGGGATGTTATCATGAGAGAATTTAGGTCTGGCTCCAGTCGTGTCCTGATCACAACTGACTTGTTG gctCGTGGTATTGATGTGCAACAAGTGTCTCTAGTTATTAACTATGATCTGCCCACAAATCGGGAGAACTACATACACAG aattgGTCGTGGTGGCCGTTTTGGCAGAAAAGGAGTTGCCATTAATTTTGTTACTGAAGACGACAAGAGAATTCTTCGAGATATTGAGACATTCTACAATACCACTGTTGAGGAAATGCCTATGAATGTAGCTGATCTGATCTAA